One window of the Bacteroidota bacterium genome contains the following:
- a CDS encoding T9SS type A sorting domain-containing protein → MTKILFTLFACLIIFILPAQTSQSQPLAYKTDSSKKKSNHKDAEFSIFPNASSNFIKIRSTGAPPDAISVHDIAGTKLMEDKSGRVLSIYSLPQGIYFVYVRLGNKTEKIRFEKL, encoded by the coding sequence ATGACAAAAATCCTTTTTACACTTTTTGCCTGTCTAATCATATTTATATTACCTGCACAGACTTCACAAAGCCAACCCCTCGCTTATAAAACGGATTCAAGCAAGAAAAAGAGCAATCACAAAGACGCTGAATTTTCCATCTTTCCCAATGCCTCTTCAAACTTTATAAAGATAAGAAGTACCGGTGCGCCACCAGATGCTATATCTGTTCATGACATTGCAGGAACCAAGTTGATGGAAGATAAATCAGGAAGAGTACTGAGTATTTACTCCCTGCCACAAGGGATATACTTCGTGTATGTCCGCTTAGGCAATAAGACAGAAAAAATAAGATTCGAAAAGCTTTAG